Proteins encoded in a region of the Moritella marina ATCC 15381 genome:
- a CDS encoding GNAT family N-acetyltransferase, translating into MNIKQASLEELNDLVSLFDQYMVFYKQPSAPQKYRPYLGERLMNNDATVFIAYNKGGDPMGFVLNYHSFSSVSLGRIMVLNDLFIAPEYRRQGLANELIHRVVREARNTGAIRVDLNTAQDNFSAQALYEKLGFVKDTAYFSYNLAVK; encoded by the coding sequence ATGAACATCAAGCAAGCATCACTCGAAGAGTTAAACGACCTGGTTAGTCTATTTGATCAATATATGGTGTTTTATAAGCAACCATCAGCCCCACAAAAATACCGTCCGTATTTAGGTGAGCGTTTAATGAATAACGATGCAACGGTGTTTATTGCGTATAACAAAGGTGGTGATCCGATGGGGTTTGTACTTAACTACCACTCGTTTTCCTCGGTGTCGTTAGGCAGAATTATGGTACTAAATGATTTGTTTATAGCGCCTGAATATCGCCGACAGGGGTTAGCGAATGAATTGATTCATCGAGTCGTGAGGGAGGCGCGTAATACGGGGGCTATCCGTGTCGATTTGAATACCGCTCAGGATAACTTCTCGGCGCAAGCCTTGTATGAAAAACTCGGGTTTGTAAAAGATACCGCGTATTTTTCGTATAATTTGGCGGTAAAATAG
- a CDS encoding DUF962 domain-containing protein gives MSRQSRTVQQWFDEYGVSHQNKTNKLIHWIMVPVIFFTIVGLLWSIPKLDWMGSSPWLNWVTIAMLPAMYFYYTLSKRILLGMLLFTELCLIACYMLTLYLAMPLWVFSAVLFAIAWVFQFIGHKIEGAKPSFFEDLQFLLVGPAWLLGFIYQRVGIRY, from the coding sequence ATGTCACGTCAATCGAGAACGGTACAGCAATGGTTTGATGAATATGGCGTTAGCCACCAAAACAAAACCAATAAACTCATCCATTGGATCATGGTGCCTGTTATTTTCTTTACCATCGTCGGTTTACTGTGGTCTATTCCCAAGCTGGACTGGATGGGATCATCACCTTGGCTAAACTGGGTTACAATCGCCATGCTGCCAGCGATGTATTTCTATTATACCTTATCAAAACGTATCTTATTGGGCATGTTACTGTTTACTGAGTTATGCCTAATAGCCTGCTATATGTTGACGCTTTATTTAGCCATGCCGTTATGGGTATTTAGTGCGGTGTTATTTGCGATTGCGTGGGTATTTCAGTTTATCGGCCATAAGATTGAAGGCGCGAAGCCCTCGTTTTTTGAGGACTTACAGTTTTTATTAGTTGGCCCAGCTTGGTTGTTAGGGTTTATCTATCAACGTGTAGGGATCCGTTATTAA